The following nucleotide sequence is from Corynebacterium hindlerae.
GTCGGCAAGAAGCGCACCTTCCATTCACCCTTCACCTTCGTGAGCGTGATCTGGGAGCTATAGGCGAAATTGCGCTCGCGAGGCAGTCGCCAATCCATCTGTACATCCGCCGTCGCGAGAGTGTCTTGATTGCTGACCTTCGTCACGGACGCGTCCAAGCCCTCCGCCTGCATGCCGTCAATCGTCTGCCGCAACATCAGCGTCGTCTGATCAGGGTTATCCGTAAGAGACGCCGCCTTTTCGATATCCCCCTCGGCCATGGACTGCACAAACTCCTGTGCCACCGGATCCGCAATATCCGGCTTCGGCGTGCACGACGCAGCGCACGTGGCAACCAGTGATGCGACGACAACAGCAGATAGGGCTCTCATGAAAACCAAGCCTAACAGCGAGGCCACCCTATCTTGGGGAGGCAGGGCGAGCTCTTTGGGAGGGGCTGCGGTTGGCCCCAAACCCGCCTAGAAGATCCCCCGCTTGCGCGCTTCCACGACGGCGGCGGTCCGGGAGGTGACGCCGAGCTTGGTGAATGCATTGCCGAGGTGCGATTTGATGGTGGCTTCGGTGAGGAAGAGCTCTTTGGCGATGTCTCGGTTCGATTTGCCTTCGCTCACCAGGCGCAGCACTTCCATTTCGCGTGCGGTGAGGTTGACGCTGGGGTTGCGCATGCGGCCCATGAGGCGGGTGGCGACTTTCGTGGAGAGCACCGACTCCCCCACCGCCGCTTGACGCACGCCTGCTACCAGCACTGATGGGTCGGAGTCTTTGAGTAAGTAACCGACAGCACCCGCGGAGACGGCCCCCACGACATCGGCGTCGGTGGAATAGTTCGTCACCACGAGTACTTGTGGCGCGTTGGGTTGTTCGCGGATCATCCGGGTGGCGCGCACTCCGCCGGATTCGGCGTCTTCGCCCGGCCCATCGCCGAAGCGTAGGTCCATGAGCACGAGGTCGAGGTCGGGGTGGGCTCGTACAAAGGACACGGCTTCTTCTGGGGTGGCGACTTCGCCTACCACCGTGATGTCGTCATCGTCTTCCAGGACTGCTTTGAGCCCGGCGCGGATGACGGGATGGTCGTCGGCAAGCAGCACGCTAATCATGTGACACCTCCATCGGGATCCGCACGCTCACACCCGTGCCCCCGTCCGATTCGATAGTAACCGTCCCACCCAGCTTATCGACGCGCCGCCGCACCCCCGCAAGCCCGTAAGAATTCGGGCCCACCGACGCCGGGTCAAAGCCCACCCCATCATCCACCACGTCCAGGGACACCGCGTCCGAATCAAACGTCAGCGTGACATTCGCACGGGTAGCATGCGCATGGGCAACCACATTAGCCAGCAGCGTTTGAGTAATCCGCACGAGCGCACTTTCCAGCGGCTCCGGAAGTTCCGTCGCGGGCCCATCCACATGAAAGCGCACCGCGTTGCCCATCGGAGTGGTAGAACACACCCGGGCTAGCGCCACCGGCAGCGACGACCCGGCCAGCGGCTCGGGCTGCAGGGCCGCGATGATACGACGCGTTTCGCTCAGATTCTGCGCCGCCGTCTGACGCGCCAATTGCAAGGTCTCAACCAGGGCGGAATCACCCAGCTCGACGGCTTTCTTCTCAGCCGAGTGCAACAACAGCTGAATAGAGCTCAGGCCTTGGGCGACCGTGTCATGGATATCCCCGGCCAGCCTGGTGCGCTCGCTCAATTCGCCGGCGGCGCGGGCCATCTCTGTCGCTTGAGCCTTGGTTTCAATCAGTTCAGAGATCGCATCGGCGCGGGCCTGCGACTCTGTGATCAACAGCCGGAACCCCAGTCCCACCGCAAGCGCCACACCAGCACCGATCGCAGGACCGATAATGGAACCGATCCCCGGCCCTGAGTGCCGCAACAACACTAGAATCGTGACCAGGGTCAACACACTCACGTACGCCACACTGCGCCAGCCACCGTAAGCGTGCGTGATGGCGAAGAACAGGGGAAATGCTAGGAAAGCCGCGTCCTCGCTGTAGTAGAGAAAAATCGCAAAGGCCGCCACCGTCACCAACATGAGTGCCGGTGACCACGTCTTGCCCAGCACTCGCGACCACTCCCACCCCGCCAGCGAAAAAGTAAAAATCACTGCCGCTACAATCGCCGCTCCGGTTGCCCCGCGAACCACCGCAAGGATAATCAGCGCAGCGACCAGGACAAACATGAACGCGTGCAACCAACGCCACGCGGAGTGTAGGAGGTGTGTCGTCGCCATGACACTCAAGCTTAATCACAAGGGGTAGGAAAGAAACCTAGACAAAAGTAGCAGACGAATTCCCTCCGTCTCCCCGATGTAGACACATCACCTTCGGAGCCACAATAGGAGCCATGTACCAAGGCTTTAAAGAACTCCGTCGCGCGCCCGGACGCAGCGCACTGATCACCACCACCATCGGTCTGATCGCCGTGCTCGTGAGTTTCCTGTCCGCACTCACCGCAGGGCTGTCTCACCAGTCGATCTCCGCACTGGAATACCTCACCGAGGGCAAGACCATGATCGTCGCCGACAACGGCGCATCCACGCTCTCGGGTTCTCGGGTCCCAGCGACACTCGCGGACGAAGTCGGGGGAACCCCGCTGTATGTCGGCCGGGATCGGGTTGGTGACACCCCGGTCGCCATCATGCCGGATCCAAGCTTGAGTGGTAACGAAGCCAAAGTCAACGGCACCCTGGACGCCCCAGTCGACCTGACCCTGGCCGACAAGGACGTCCACGTTGAAGGCACCCAAGACCTGTGGCTCGACCACGTCCCAGTGGTGCTCGTTTCTCCCGAAAACGCAGCTCAGGGCGAGCCTGCCGCGATCCTGGTAGACCACGAGGTCACCGCACCGGAAGGCACCAAGGTCCTCACCGGCAAGGACATCCTGAAAACCTCCGCAAGCTACACCGGCGAAAACCTGTCCCTCACCACCATGACCACTCTCCTGTTTGCCATCTCGGCCCTCGTGGTTGGCGCGTTCTTCACTGTGTGGACGATCCAGCGTCTCGGCGGCATCGCCATCACCTTGGCGCTCGGCGCGGCCCGCAAAGTCGTCATCTCTGACGCCCTCACCCAGGCTCTGCTCGTGCTGGTCGGTGGCGTGGCAGCCGGCACCCTCCTGACCATTACGGTTGCTAGCTTCGCCCCAGACAGCCTCCCGGTTTCCCTCACGTGGTCCACCACCGCACTGCCCGCCGCGATCCTCATCGCCTGTGGCCTCGCCGGTGCCGCGTTCTCCCTCTTCCCGATCTTCCGCGTTGACCCACGCAGCGCACTCGCCAACGCTTAAAGGAGTCTCCCATGCTTCAGTTTTCCCACGTCAGCCTCGATATTCAAGATGGCAGCACCACCCGGCGCCTCCTCGATGACGTTTCCTTCTCCGCCGCTCCCGGCGAAGTCCTCGGCATCACTGGCCCTTCCGGCTCCGGCAAATCAACGCTGCTTGCCATTGCTGGGCTCTTGCAGCCACCAACCACGGGTGGTGTGTGGCTCGATGACACCTCCCTCACCGTCACCGGTCGTGAAGCCGCCAAGATTCGCCGCGAAAAGATCGGTATTGTGTTCCAGCGTCCTAACTTGGTGTCGTCGTTAAGCGTGCGCGAGCAGCTCCTGCTCATGCCGCACCTCGGTCGCGTCCTTCCACTGCCACGGTCCGTGAAGCGGGCTGCGGCAGAGCGCGCGGAGGAGCTGCTGGACGCGGTGGGCCTCGCTGGGATGGGCGACCGCCGCATCAGTGAGCTGTCCGGCGGGCAGCAGGCGCGCGTCAACCTCGCGCGGGCACTGATGAACAGCCCTGAGCTGCTGCTTATCGACGAACCAACGGCCGCACTCGATTCCCACAGCGCCGATCGTGTCACCGACCTCATCATGGAGCTCGTGCACGAAAATCAGATGCCTGCCCTGTACGTGTCCCACGACCAGGAGCAAATAGCAAAACTCGACCGCACGATCACTGTCGTGGACGGCCGAGTTCAGGTGCCAGCTACTGTGTGATGCTGACTGTAGGAGCGCCGGTGACCGTGGTATCACCCATGGTCTCGGCGATTTTCATTGCCTCGTCAATGAGGGTCTCCACGATCTGAGACTCAGGGACGGTCTTAATCACCTCACCCTTGACAAAGATCTGGCCCTTGCCGTTACCGGAAGCAACGCCAAGATCGGCGTCGCGCGCCTCACCAGGGCCGTTAACAACACAACCCATGACGGCCACGCGCAATGGCACATCCATGCCTTCCAGACCAGCCGTTACTTCTTCAGCCAGCTTGTACACGTCTACCTGGGCGCGGCCACAGGATGGGCAGGACACAATTTCCAGCTTGCGGGGGCGCAGGTTCAGGGACTGTAGGATCTGATCGCCGACCTTGATCTCTTCCTTCGGATCGGCGGACAGGGACACGCGGATGGTATCGCCAATTCCCTCGGCCAGCAGCGCACCAAACGCCACAGCTGACTTGATAGTGCCCTGGAATGCTGGGCCGGCTTCCGTCACGCCGAGGTGCAGCGGGTAATCGCACTGTGCGGCCAGCTGGCGGTATGCCTCCACCATCACCACCGGGTCATTGTGCTTCACGGAAATGGCGATGTCGCCAAAGCCGTGCTCTTCAAACAGACCTGCCTCCCACAACGCGGACTCCACCAACGCTTCCGGGGTCGCCTTCCCGTATTTGTCCATGATGCGCTTGTCCAGGGAACCAGCATTCACGCCGATACGGATCGGGATGTTCGCATCTCCTGCAGCCTTGGCTACTTCCTTCACACGGCCATCGAATTCCTTGATGTTGCCGGGATTCACACGAACGGCGGCGCAACCAGCGTCGATGGCGGCGAAAATGTACTTCGGTTGGAAGTGGATGTCAGCGATCACCGGGATCGGGGACTTCTTCGCGATGACGGGCAGCGCCTCCGCGTCCACCGTCTTCGGGCACGCCACGCGCACAATGTCACAACCCGTGGCAGTCAACTGCGCGATCTGCTGCAAGGTGGCATTGACGTCATGCGTCTTGGTGGTGGTCATGGACTGCACCGAAATTGGGTAATCGGAACCGACACCGACCTTCCCCACCATCAGCTGCCGGGTCTTACGCCGCGGCGCCAACGTTGGCAGTGGTGCGTCTGGAATTCCGAGGCCGATGGGAGTTGACACGGTGAGTGCTCCTTACACAAAGCGCATGAAAATAGTGGCTACAGTCTAGCACCGGCAGCGCTTAGCCGAAGAGCCTCACCGGGTTGACAATGTCCGCCAGAATCACGATCACACCCAGCACCAGCAACGTTCCCGTCATCACCACGGTCAACGGCATGAGCTTGGTGTAATCCGCAGGGCCTGCTGGCTGCAGCCCGCGCAAGCCACGCACCCAATCCCGCAGCTTCTCCCACAGCACCACCGCGATGTGCCCGCCGTCGAGCGGTGGCAGCGGGATCAGATTAAATAGTGCGAGGAAGAAGTTCAGGCTGGCGAGCATCATCAGGAACGTTGCCCATTGGGCGCGCTCCACCATCTCGCCACCCACGCGGGAGGCACCGACAACACTCATCGGGCTGGTGTCGGCGCGTTCCGCCCCGAAGATCGACGCCAACACTCCTGGCACCTGCGCTGGCAACGACGCCAGCCCCTGCACCGTAGCTCCTAACATGTTTCCAGTGAAGGATGCGGTGGCGGGGAGGGCGTCGATAAGCCCGTATTGCTTGATCGCGTCCTTCGGCGGCGCGGAGACGATGCCGATGGCGCCCACCGTGACTTTCTGGCCGTCTTGGGTTTCCCGCTCGACGGATGGGACGGCCACGGTTACCGGCGTGACGCTGCCCGCCCGCTCCACGTCCAGAACAACGTGCTGGCCAGGCTTTTCGATAATCACCTTGCGCACATCCATAAACGATTGTGCCGGCACCCCATCGACGGCAAGAATCCGGTCCCCAGCCTTGATTCCAGCAGCAGCCGCCGGCCCCTCGTCCGTGCACCCCAGCGTGACGCAGGTGGTTTCCGCCACGGTAGCGGTGAAATCGGCCTTGGGGTTCGGCAGGCCCGCGCTCACTGCCACCACATAAAGCACCAGCATGCCGACGACTATGTTCATCGCCACGCCACCCAGCAGCGTCGCCACCCGAGCCCACCACGGCTTGTCTACCATGGCGTACGGCTTTTCCTCAGGGGTAATCTCATCGACCGCCGTCATTCCAGCGATGTCACAGAACCCACCCAGGGGCACGGCCTTGAAACCGTAGGTGGTGTGTCCTCTGGTGAATTGGAACAGCGTGGGGCCAAAGCCGATGAAGAAGCGGCGCACCCGCATGCCACAGGCCCGCGCCACGCTGTAGTGGCCCCACTCGTGCAGTCCAATGGTGATCGCGATTCCCAATGCGAAAAGGGCTACGCCCGCGAAATAGCTCACCGTCCGTGTACTCCCCTGCTTAGTTAGCTAGCCGGTCCACAACCTTGTTGGCTCGGCGACGTGCCTCGTCTTCTGTGGCGATAACATCGTCGACGTTAGACGGTACACCAGCGAACTCGCTCGCCCCACTGAGCACCTCAGCCACCGTGTCCACGATGTGCGGGAACTTGATCCGACGCTGCAGGAACGCGGCTGCGGCCTCCTCGTTTGCGGCGTTATACACCGCCGGGAACGTGCCCCCCTGAGCCACTGCCTCGCGCGCCAGTTGCACCGCCGGGAATGCGACATCGTCCACTGGCTCAAACGTCCAGGTGTGCGCCTGAGTGAAGTCCAAGGCAGGCTGCGCTTTCTTCACCCTCCGGGGCCAATCCAGCGCCATGGAGATCGGCAGCTTCATCGACGGTGGCGACGCCTGCGCGATGGTAGCGCCGTCGTGGAAAGTGACCATCGAGTGGATGATCGACTGCGGGTGCACGGAGATGTCGATAAGCTCCGGGGCCACGCCGAATAGCAGGCTCGCTTCAATAAGCTCCAATCCCTTATTGATCAGTGTGGCGGAATTAAGCGTGTTCATCTGCCCCATCGACCACGTCGGGTGCTGCGCCGCCTGCTCCGGAGTCACATCCCACATCTGCTCCCGGGTCCACCCGCGGAACGGGCCGCCACTCGCCGTCAGCACAAAACGCGACACTTCCCCACGCTCACCAGACATCAGGCACTGCGCCATCGCAGAATGTTCGGAATCAACGGGCACCAACTGACCCGGCTTCGCCTTTTCCAACACAATGTGCCCACCAGCCACCAAGGACTCTTTATTAGCGAGCGCCAGCGCCGCGCCCTGCTCCAGCGCACTCAGCGTCGACCGCAACCCCATCGACCCGACCAGCGCGTTGAGGACGGTATCGCAGGGGACGGCGTCGACAAGCTCGTGCGCCTGCTCAACGACGGCGCCACCCAGCGCCTCACCGACCTCCCGCGCAGCAGCAGGCTTAGCGACGCACACCTGCCCCGGCCCCAACCCCCACGCTGCCGCTTGCTGAATGATCAACTTCGGGTCGGAGCCGCCCGCAGCGATACCGACAACCTCGAATTTATCGCGGTTATCGGCAATCACCTCCAGCGCCTGAGTGCCAATCGAACCAGTGCTACCAAGAATCAGAACACGCTTTTTCACGCCCCCATTGTGGCACCCGGAAACGTGACATTCTCGCAGGACTCACCACTTTTGGGTGTAACTTCCTTCTCGCAGGTGGGGTCGGTGTCGAGAAAGAACGCCCCGCCAACTACAATGTGCAAAGATACTTAAGAAACAGTTTGCTTACATGAAGGAGCTAAGAACGTGGCTGGTTCTCACACGATTGAGCCTGAGGTTCACAACGGCGTGTCTACCCTCGACGAGCCATCCGCAGCATGGGGCTGGCACGACATCGGACGTGGCCCAACCCAGATCGCTGGCTGGATCTCCGTCGCATTCCTCCTCGGCATGAACTTCGGTAACCACCGCGGCCACGTGGAAACCATCTGGCTCTGCGCCATCGCAGCCCTCATCGCCATCGGCCTGCTCATCCAGCTGTTCCAGCCAAAGCTCTCCCAGGTTCGCACCGTCACCGCCCACAACAAGGCAGAAGGCCACGTCGAACCACACTGGACCTACGAGCAGCAGACCCTCCAGGGCTCCCACGCAAACCTCACCGACGCGCAGCTGCGCGCCCTCAACGTCGATCCTTCCACCGTAAAAGGTGAACTGAACTAACAGGATTACTACAAAAACCCTGCTCCCTACTTGGCGAGCAGGGTTTTTGGTTTTGTTTCCTTGGTTTCCTGATTCAGGGCAGAATGCGAGACCTGTTTTTCGAGACTCGGTGAATAAAACCCCTAAAACACCGCTTTGGGGCCCGAACCACTCCGAGTCTCGAATTCCAAGACTCGCACACTGCCCGAGAGAACACCCACAAGCCAGGTTGATTGCGTTGGCACCACAGGAAATCTCGCCGTCGGGTTCTCCACCAGCCGAATTTGCCCCACGTTAGGAAAAACATTCTTCCCGCGAACAGGCATTTTGCTGTAGCACAGTGTCTAACATGGGGCAGATAATGTGAAACATGACCTCAACATGGAAAGGCCCCGCACACACAAACCATCTGACACTCTCCCTCACAAAACTCGAGACCTGTTTTTCGAGACTCGGAGAATAAAACCCCCAAACCCAATCTATTGGGCCCGAACCACTCCGAGTCTCGAATTCCAAGACTCGCTCTTTAACCCGAACAAACAACCCAAGCCCCAGAACCCGCGTTTTACTTCTCCTCAGCTGCGAGCTGGCCACAGGCTGCGGCGATTTCTTGGCCACGGGTGTCACGAACGGTGCATGGCACGCCTTGTGCGATGACGCGTCGCACGAATTCGTCTTGGCGTTCCTTCGGGGAGGCATCCCATTTAGACCCCGGCGTTGGGTTCAGTGGGATGAGGTTGACGTGGACAAGTGGGCCGAGGGCTTTGTGGAGCTTTTTGCCGAGCATGTCGGCGCGCCAGCCTTGGTCGTTGATGTCCCGGATGAGGGCGTATTCGATTGAGACGCGGCGGCCGGACTTTTCGGCGTAGTACTTGGCTGCGTCGAGTACTTCCGAGACCGACCAGCGGTTGTTAACGGGAACGAGGGTGTCACGGAGTTCGTCGTCGGGGGTGTGCAGGGATACGGCGAGGGTGACGGAGAAGCCTTCGTCGGCGAAGCGTCGGATAGCTGGGGCGAGGCCGACCGTGGAGACGGTGACATTGCGTTGGGATATGCCGAAGCCTTGCGGGGCTGGGGCCGTGATTTGCCGGACGGCGCTCATGACGCGTTTGTAATTGGCCAGCGGCTCGCCCATGCCCATGAACACGATGTTGGAAAGGCGGGAGCCTTCGGCGGCCATGGTGGCGGCTGCTGCGCGGACTTGATCGACGATTTCGCCCGTCGATAGGTTGCGGTCAATGCCGCCCTGCCCTGTTGCGCAGAACGGGCACGCCATGCCGCACCCTGCTTGGGACGAGATGCAGAGGGTGGCGCGGTCCTTGTAACGCATGAGGACTGATTCGAGGAGGGTGCCGTCGTGAAGCTGCCACAGCGTTTTTGTGGTGTCGCCGCCGTCGGTGGAGATTTGCCGCACAGGGGTCATGAGCGTTGGGAAGAGGGCGTCGCGGACCTTCTCGCGGGCGGCGGCCGGCAGATCCGTCATGGTGGTGGGGTCGGCTTCGAGGCGGCCGTAGTAGTGGCGAGCGATCTGGTCGACGCGGAACTTCGGGAGCCCAAGCTCCTGCACCGCCGACACCCGCTCTTCGTGGGTGAGGTCGGCGAAGTGCTTCTGGGGCATGCCACGCTTCGGGGCATCAAAAACGAGTGGAATTTCAGCCATAGTATCCCCCATCTTTCCACGTCTTTGTGCATAGTCCAATTGGCATTTTTGCTGCGCACCGCGTTCAATAGATGACATGACTACACCGCACCCTGAAGAGCAGCCTACGCT
It contains:
- a CDS encoding response regulator, with amino-acid sequence MISVLLADDHPVIRAGLKAVLEDDDDITVVGEVATPEEAVSFVRAHPDLDLVLMDLRFGDGPGEDAESGGVRATRMIREQPNAPQVLVVTNYSTDADVVGAVSAGAVGYLLKDSDPSVLVAGVRQAAVGESVLSTKVATRLMGRMRNPSVNLTAREMEVLRLVSEGKSNRDIAKELFLTEATIKSHLGNAFTKLGVTSRTAAVVEARKRGIF
- a CDS encoding sensor histidine kinase, whose protein sequence is MATTHLLHSAWRWLHAFMFVLVAALIILAVVRGATGAAIVAAVIFTFSLAGWEWSRVLGKTWSPALMLVTVAAFAIFLYYSEDAAFLAFPLFFAITHAYGGWRSVAYVSVLTLVTILVLLRHSGPGIGSIIGPAIGAGVALAVGLGFRLLITESQARADAISELIETKAQATEMARAAGELSERTRLAGDIHDTVAQGLSSIQLLLHSAEKKAVELGDSALVETLQLARQTAAQNLSETRRIIAALQPEPLAGSSLPVALARVCSTTPMGNAVRFHVDGPATELPEPLESALVRITQTLLANVVAHAHATRANVTLTFDSDAVSLDVVDDGVGFDPASVGPNSYGLAGVRRRVDKLGGTVTIESDGGTGVSVRIPMEVSHD
- a CDS encoding ABC transporter permease family protein, which encodes MYQGFKELRRAPGRSALITTTIGLIAVLVSFLSALTAGLSHQSISALEYLTEGKTMIVADNGASTLSGSRVPATLADEVGGTPLYVGRDRVGDTPVAIMPDPSLSGNEAKVNGTLDAPVDLTLADKDVHVEGTQDLWLDHVPVVLVSPENAAQGEPAAILVDHEVTAPEGTKVLTGKDILKTSASYTGENLSLTTMTTLLFAISALVVGAFFTVWTIQRLGGIAITLALGAARKVVISDALTQALLVLVGGVAAGTLLTITVASFAPDSLPVSLTWSTTALPAAILIACGLAGAAFSLFPIFRVDPRSALANA
- a CDS encoding ABC transporter ATP-binding protein, producing MLQFSHVSLDIQDGSTTRRLLDDVSFSAAPGEVLGITGPSGSGKSTLLAIAGLLQPPTTGGVWLDDTSLTVTGREAAKIRREKIGIVFQRPNLVSSLSVREQLLLMPHLGRVLPLPRSVKRAAAERAEELLDAVGLAGMGDRRISELSGGQQARVNLARALMNSPELLLIDEPTAALDSHSADRVTDLIMELVHENQMPALYVSHDQEQIAKLDRTITVVDGRVQVPATV
- the ispG gene encoding flavodoxin-dependent (E)-4-hydroxy-3-methylbut-2-enyl-diphosphate synthase, whose protein sequence is MSTPIGLGIPDAPLPTLAPRRKTRQLMVGKVGVGSDYPISVQSMTTTKTHDVNATLQQIAQLTATGCDIVRVACPKTVDAEALPVIAKKSPIPVIADIHFQPKYIFAAIDAGCAAVRVNPGNIKEFDGRVKEVAKAAGDANIPIRIGVNAGSLDKRIMDKYGKATPEALVESALWEAGLFEEHGFGDIAISVKHNDPVVMVEAYRQLAAQCDYPLHLGVTEAGPAFQGTIKSAVAFGALLAEGIGDTIRVSLSADPKEEIKVGDQILQSLNLRPRKLEIVSCPSCGRAQVDVYKLAEEVTAGLEGMDVPLRVAVMGCVVNGPGEARDADLGVASGNGKGQIFVKGEVIKTVPESQIVETLIDEAMKIAETMGDTTVTGAPTVSITQ
- a CDS encoding M50 family metallopeptidase, with amino-acid sequence MSYFAGVALFALGIAITIGLHEWGHYSVARACGMRVRRFFIGFGPTLFQFTRGHTTYGFKAVPLGGFCDIAGMTAVDEITPEEKPYAMVDKPWWARVATLLGGVAMNIVVGMLVLYVVAVSAGLPNPKADFTATVAETTCVTLGCTDEGPAAAAGIKAGDRILAVDGVPAQSFMDVRKVIIEKPGQHVVLDVERAGSVTPVTVAVPSVERETQDGQKVTVGAIGIVSAPPKDAIKQYGLIDALPATASFTGNMLGATVQGLASLPAQVPGVLASIFGAERADTSPMSVVGASRVGGEMVERAQWATFLMMLASLNFFLALFNLIPLPPLDGGHIAVVLWEKLRDWVRGLRGLQPAGPADYTKLMPLTVVMTGTLLVLGVIVILADIVNPVRLFG
- the dxr gene encoding 1-deoxy-D-xylulose-5-phosphate reductoisomerase, with amino-acid sequence MKKRVLILGSTGSIGTQALEVIADNRDKFEVVGIAAGGSDPKLIIQQAAAWGLGPGQVCVAKPAAAREVGEALGGAVVEQAHELVDAVPCDTVLNALVGSMGLRSTLSALEQGAALALANKESLVAGGHIVLEKAKPGQLVPVDSEHSAMAQCLMSGERGEVSRFVLTASGGPFRGWTREQMWDVTPEQAAQHPTWSMGQMNTLNSATLINKGLELIEASLLFGVAPELIDISVHPQSIIHSMVTFHDGATIAQASPPSMKLPISMALDWPRRVKKAQPALDFTQAHTWTFEPVDDVAFPAVQLAREAVAQGGTFPAVYNAANEEAAAAFLQRRIKFPHIVDTVAEVLSGASEFAGVPSNVDDVIATEDEARRRANKVVDRLAN
- a CDS encoding DUF2631 domain-containing protein; amino-acid sequence: MAGSHTIEPEVHNGVSTLDEPSAAWGWHDIGRGPTQIAGWISVAFLLGMNFGNHRGHVETIWLCAIAALIAIGLLIQLFQPKLSQVRTVTAHNKAEGHVEPHWTYEQQTLQGSHANLTDAQLRALNVDPSTVKGELN
- the rlmN gene encoding 23S rRNA (adenine(2503)-C(2))-methyltransferase RlmN yields the protein MAEIPLVFDAPKRGMPQKHFADLTHEERVSAVQELGLPKFRVDQIARHYYGRLEADPTTMTDLPAAAREKVRDALFPTLMTPVRQISTDGGDTTKTLWQLHDGTLLESVLMRYKDRATLCISSQAGCGMACPFCATGQGGIDRNLSTGEIVDQVRAAAATMAAEGSRLSNIVFMGMGEPLANYKRVMSAVRQITAPAPQGFGISQRNVTVSTVGLAPAIRRFADEGFSVTLAVSLHTPDDELRDTLVPVNNRWSVSEVLDAAKYYAEKSGRRVSIEYALIRDINDQGWRADMLGKKLHKALGPLVHVNLIPLNPTPGSKWDASPKERQDEFVRRVIAQGVPCTVRDTRGQEIAAACGQLAAEEK